The genomic interval CTGCTTCACGCGCCGACGATCTGACAATCCTGCGACGGCTAACGCTCGTCTTGCATGGAACTGCACCGTCGCTCGAAGAACTTCGTCTGTTTGAATCGGACCGAGATTCAGACCGTATCGAGCGGTGGACTGAGCGAATTCTGGCGGACCGACGATATGCCGACTATTTCGCGCGCCGTCTGTCGCGAGTCTTTGTCGGCGCTGACCAAGGGCAGTTTGTGGTGTTTCGTCGAGATCGCTTCTGGACCTGGCTTGGAGACCAGCTTCATTCGGATCGTCCATACGACACCCTTGTACGAGACATGATATCTGGACGCGGTCTTTGGACGGACAGGCCGCAGGTCAATTTCGTCGCCGCCGCCGTGACCGACAATGTGATTGATCATAACAAGTTGGCAGGTCGGACCGCCCGCGCCTTCCTCGGTCAACGAATCGATTGTGCCCAGTGTCACAACCACCCATTTGCTGATTGGAAGCAAACTCAGTTTTCAGGATTGGCGGCTTGCTTCGACCGTGTCAGCATTTCTCTGGTCGGTATCGAAGACAACAAGAAAGACCTCGACACGACTGCGGATCGTATGACACAGGGGGATGTCACTGTAACGCCAGCCGTTCCCTATCACCCTGAATGGATGCCAGAGCAGGGGACCACGCGTCAGCGACTTGCCGCCTGGGTGACGCATTCGGACAATCGCCGCTTCGACCGCGCGATCGTCAATCGAGTCTGGGGACTGATGTTTGGCCGGCCGTGGATCGATCCGGTTGACGACATCCCGAACCCACATGAATCGACTGTCGATACCAATGATTTGCTCGACGTCTTGGCAACCGACTTTCAGACGCACGGTCGCAGTCTGAAGCGTTTGATTACGAAAATCGCGGCGATGCGCGTGTTCCGTATGTCGTCACAACATCCCGCATTTGAACAGGGTCACCGAGTCGACGATGTCGAACGCGTATGGGCCGCATTTCCGGTCACCAGGCTGCGTCCCGAGCAAGTGATCGGATCGATGTTGCAAGCGTCGTCGATTAAGACGCTCGACCAAAACTCGCACTGGACCAAACGCGCGGTACGATTCTTTAAGGAACTCGACTTTGTGAAAGCGTACGGTGATCTGGGCGAGGACGAATTAACCGAACGCACTGGAACCATCGCGCAGGCGCTGCTGCGAATGAACAGTGAGTTCTCGTCCGAGTGGACGAAAGGGACCCTGTTCAGTGCCGCTGGCCGGATCTCGGGAATAGCCACTGATGACGACGCGTGCCTGGATCTCTGCTTTCTTGTTTGCCTGACGCGTCATCCAACCGATGAAGAGCGTTCACTGTTACGGAAGCAACTGGAAGGTGCCCGTGGTGATCAAAGAACGAAAATTGTCGAAGATCTGTTCTGGTCGCTCTTCAACAGCCCCGAATTCAGCTGGGAATATTAGTGGCATATTCGTGCCATACAGAACGGTTCACGAGTATCGCCAGAGGACTTTAGGGTCTGCTCGAAGCAAGTTCATCACCGTATCAGTTCAGGATTGAAGCTCCATTCGCGTGAGTCGCGCCCTATGATTCGAATGCATTCATCACGCCGTGATTTTTTGCGGATCACCGCCGCCGGTGTCGGACTTTCGTTCGCGATTCCAGGGCTCGAACCGCGTGCCGCCGACCGCCGCGGGGACGAACGCGCAAAATCGTTTCTCACGATCTGGCTAGGTGGCGGTCCAAGCCAATTGGAAACCTGGGACCCGCACCCCAGAACACGAATCGGTGGCGACGTCAAAGCCATTTCCACCACGATCCCGGGCTGTCAGATCTCAGATTTTTATCCGCACACTGCCGAACAGTTGCACCATCTGTCGGTGATCCGGTCGCTCGTTTCGAAAGAAGGAGATCACGAACGGGCTTCGTACATGCTGCATACCGGTTATCGCCCGGAACCAACGCTGGTCCATCCCAGCATTGGAGCGATCGCAACGCACGAGCGGCCTGAGGAGACGGTCGAAATTCCGCAATTTGTGTCGCTCGGCGATGCGACATTCCCGCCTCGCGGCGGCTTCCTCGGAAACCGCTTTGACGCCTATCGAATCTTGAATCCCGGAGAACGCGGCCAGAATCTTGTGTCGCTTGTGGACCAGGATCGACAGACGCGTCGGCTGGAGAACCTCAGCATCCTCTCTCGGACGTTTGCCCGCGGAAGACAGATCAAAGCCGAGCAAACACTGCATCAACACACAATCGATGCGGCGCGACGCATGATGACGTCGGACCAATTGAAGGCGTTTTCCGTCGAGCACGAACCAAAGCCCCTTCGCGATGCTTACGGCGACAACGCGTTTGGCAGAGGTTGCCTTGTGGCCCGAAGACTGCTGGAAACCGGCGTTCGTTCGATCGAAGTCTCACTCGAGGGGTTCGACACGCATACCAGAAACCACGAGGGACAGGCCGCACGTGCGAGAACCCTCGACCCGGCCTTGTCGACACTGCTCAAGGATCTTGCCGATCGAGATCTGCTGCAATCCACCGTGGTCCTTGTCACGGGCGAATTCGGCCGCACACCAAACATGAATCCACTCGAAGGACGTGACCATTGGCCAAACGGATTTTCGTGCTTGCTCGGCGGCGGTGGACTGGTCAGTGGATTGGTCATCGGTTCGACCGATCCCGAAGGCACCGCACAGCGCCCGGACGATCCCATCGAGGTCGCCGACCTTTACGCAACGGTGCTCCACCGGCTCGGCATCGAGTATGCGAAAGAGATCGTCACTCCCATCGGCCGCCCCATGAAATTCTGTTCCGGCAAGCCGATCGAGCGCCTTTCGCGGTCGTAGTGGCCATCAAATCTGAATGACATCTGGATGAACTTGGGACAAGTCAGCCTCCAAGTGTTGGTCACCAACCAGTCAGGACTGATTGGCTGTGTTCCTCGATCCGATTGATCGGTGGATTTGGCCCAGTGAGAGGACTACAACTGTTATCTCATTTTCTCGACGATCGCGGTGTGCAAGAATGATCTCCTTCATTGTTTAGAGAGATGGTGATTTCATGAACGCCAGTTCCACTTCCACAACCGCCGCAACTCCGACTCTGCGGCGAAGAAA from Schlesneria paludicola DSM 18645 carries:
- a CDS encoding DUF1549 domain-containing protein, whose protein sequence is MSRLRNLLNALAPLLVVGGVVVLVASAARSPIADKSPRSLTAFDAADDSIVCRVDRLIAARWREAGIEPASRADDLTILRRLTLVLHGTAPSLEELRLFESDRDSDRIERWTERILADRRYADYFARRLSRVFVGADQGQFVVFRRDRFWTWLGDQLHSDRPYDTLVRDMISGRGLWTDRPQVNFVAAAVTDNVIDHNKLAGRTARAFLGQRIDCAQCHNHPFADWKQTQFSGLAACFDRVSISLVGIEDNKKDLDTTADRMTQGDVTVTPAVPYHPEWMPEQGTTRQRLAAWVTHSDNRRFDRAIVNRVWGLMFGRPWIDPVDDIPNPHESTVDTNDLLDVLATDFQTHGRSLKRLITKIAAMRVFRMSSQHPAFEQGHRVDDVERVWAAFPVTRLRPEQVIGSMLQASSIKTLDQNSHWTKRAVRFFKELDFVKAYGDLGEDELTERTGTIAQALLRMNSEFSSEWTKGTLFSAAGRISGIATDDDACLDLCFLVCLTRHPTDEERSLLRKQLEGARGDQRTKIVEDLFWSLFNSPEFSWEY
- a CDS encoding DUF1501 domain-containing protein; the protein is MHSSRRDFLRITAAGVGLSFAIPGLEPRAADRRGDERAKSFLTIWLGGGPSQLETWDPHPRTRIGGDVKAISTTIPGCQISDFYPHTAEQLHHLSVIRSLVSKEGDHERASYMLHTGYRPEPTLVHPSIGAIATHERPEETVEIPQFVSLGDATFPPRGGFLGNRFDAYRILNPGERGQNLVSLVDQDRQTRRLENLSILSRTFARGRQIKAEQTLHQHTIDAARRMMTSDQLKAFSVEHEPKPLRDAYGDNAFGRGCLVARRLLETGVRSIEVSLEGFDTHTRNHEGQAARARTLDPALSTLLKDLADRDLLQSTVVLVTGEFGRTPNMNPLEGRDHWPNGFSCLLGGGGLVSGLVIGSTDPEGTAQRPDDPIEVADLYATVLHRLGIEYAKEIVTPIGRPMKFCSGKPIERLSRS